A portion of the Equus quagga isolate Etosha38 chromosome 17, UCLA_HA_Equagga_1.0, whole genome shotgun sequence genome contains these proteins:
- the PACS1 gene encoding phosphofurin acidic cluster sorting protein 1 isoform X3, whose protein sequence is MTVCLSKPYCEQEFPRLFSLTLKKLVMLKEMDKDLNSVVIAVKLQGSKRILRSNEIILPASGLVETELQLTFSLQYPHFLKRDANKLQIMLQRRKRYKNRTILGYKTLAVGLINMAEVMQHPNEGALVLGLHSNVKDVSVPVAEIKIYSLSSQPIDHEGIKSKLSDRSPDIDNYSEEEEESFSSEQEGSDDPLHGQDLFYEDEDLRKVKKTRRKLTSTSAITRQPNIKQKFVALLKRFKVSDEVGFGLEHVSREQIREVEEDLDELYDSLEMYNPSDSGPEMEETESILSTPKPKLKPFFEGMSQSSSQTEIGSLNSKGSLGKDTTSPMELAALEKVKSAWIKNQDDSLTETDTLEITDLDMFGDVSTSLVVPEKVKTPMKSSKTDVHGSASPSKVDGVHTPRQKRSTPLKERQLSKPLSERTNSSDSERSPDLGHSTQIPRKVVYDQLNQILVSDAALPENVILVNTADWQGQYVAELLQDQRKPVVCTCSTVEVQAVLSALLTRIQRYCNCNSAMPRPVKVAAVGGQSYLSSILRFFVKSLASKTSDWLGYMRFLIIPLGSHPVAKYLGSVDSRYGSTFLDSSWRDLFSRSEPPVSEQLDVVGRVMQYVNGAGVTHQLPVAEAMLTCRHKFPDEDSYQKFIPFIGVVKVGLVEDSPSTAGQGWLPLADCVFSTVTGDGDDSPVVSLTVPSTSPPSSSGLSRDATATPPSSPSMSSALAVVGSPNSPYGDVIGLQVDYWLGHPGERRREGDKRDASSKNTLKSVFRSVQVSRLPHGGEAQLSGTMAMTVVTKEKNKKVPTIFLSKKPREKEVDSKSQVIEGISRLICSAKQQQTMLRVSIDGVEWSDIKFFQLAAQWPTHVKHFPVGLFSGSKAT, encoded by the exons gGTTCCAAAAGAATTCTTCGCTCCAACGAAATCATCCTTCCAGCTAGTGGCCTGGTGGAAACAGAGCTCCAGTTGACCTTCTCCCTTCAG TACCCTCATTTCCTGAAGAGAGATGCCAACAAGCTGCAGATCATGTTGCAAAGGAGAAAGCGTTACAAGAACCGGACCATCTTGGGCTACAAGACCCTGGCCGTGGGCCTCATCAACATGGCAGAG GTGATGCAGCATCCTAACGAGGGCGCTCTGGTGCTCGGCCTGCACAGCAACGTGAAGGATGTCTCTGTGCCTGTGGCAGAAATAAAGATCTACTCCCTCTCCAGCCAGCCCATTGACCACGAAGGAATCAAATCCAAGCTGTCTG ATCGTTCTCCTGATATTGACAATTAttctgaggaagaggaggagagttTCTCATCAGAACAGGAAGGCAGTGATGATCCATTGCACGGGCAG GACCTGTTCTATGAAGATGAGGATCTGCGCAAAGTAAAGAAGACCCGGAGGAAACTCACCTCCACCTCTGCCATCACCAGG CAACCGAACATCAAACAGAAGTTCGTGGCCCTCCTGAAGCGGTTTAAAGTTTCAGATGAG GTTGGCTTTGGGCTGGAACATGTATCCCGGGAGCAGATACGAGAGGTGGAAGAGGACTTGGATGAGCTGTATGATAGTCTGGAGATGTACAATCCCAGCGACAGTGGCCCTgaaatggaggagacagagagcatCCTTAGCACTCCGAAGCCCAAGCTCAA GCCCTTCTTTGAGGGGATGTCGCAGTCCAGCTCACAGACAGAGATTGGCAGCCTCAACAGCAAGGGCAGCCTCGGCAAAGACACCACCAGCCCT ATGGAATTGGCTGCTCTAGAAAAAGTCAAATCTGCTTGGATTAAAAATCAAGATGACAGCTTGACTGAAACAGACACTCTG GAAATCACTGACCTGGACATGTTTGGAGACGTGAGCACAAGTCTGGTTGTGCCAGAGAAAGTCAAAACCCCCATGAAGTCCAGCAAAACGGATGTCCACGGCTCTGCCTCTCCCAG CAAAGTGGACGGGGTGCACACCCCGCGGCAGAAGAGGAGCACCCCCCTGAAGGAGCGGCAGCTCTCCAAGCCCCTGAGTGAGAGGACCAACAGCTCCGACAGCGAGCGGTCCCCCGACCTGGGCCACAGCACACAG ATTCCACGAAAGGTGGTATATGACCAACTGAATCAGATCCTGGTGTCAGATGCAGCCCTCCCAGAAAATGTCATCCTCGTAAACACCGCCGATTGGCAGGGCCAG TACGTGGCAGAGCTGCTCCAGGACCAGCGGAAGCCTGTCGTGTGCACCTGCTCCACTGTGGAGGTCCAGGCCGTGCTGTCCGCTCTGCTCACCCGTATCCAGCGCTA ctgcAACTGCAACTCCGCCATGCCGCGGCCGGTGAAGGTGGCAGCCGTAGGAGGCCAGAGCTACCTGAGCTCCATCCTCCGGTTCTTTGTCAAGTCGCTGGCCAGCAAGACCTCCGACTGGCTTGGCTACATGCGCTTTCTCATCATCCCCCTTG GTTCCCACCCTGTAGCCAAATACTTGGGCTCAGTTGACAGTAGATATGGCAGTACCTTCCTTGACTCCAGCTGGAGAGATCTGTTCAGTCGCTCGGAGCCCCCAGTGTCAG AGCAACTGGACGTGGTGGGGCGGGTGATGCAGTATGTCAATGGGGCAGGCGTGACACACCAGCTTCCTGTGGCTGAAGCCATGCTGACCTGCAGGCATAAGTT CCCTGATGAAGACTCTTATCAGAAATTCATCCCCTTCATTGGC gTGGTGAAGGTGGGTCTGGTCGAAGACTCTCCTTCCACTGCAG GTCAGGGGTGGCTTCCTCTGGCCGACTGTGTTTTCTCCACCGTGACAGGCGACGGAGACGACTCGCCTGTGGTCAGCCTTACCGTGCCCTCCACATCACCGCCCTCCAGCTCGGGCCTGAGCCGAGACGCTACGGCCACGCCTCCTTCCTCCCCGTCCATGAGCAGTGCCCTCGCCGTTGTGGG GAGCCCCAACAGCCCATATGGGGACGTGATTGGCCTCCAGGTGGACTACTGGCTGGGCCACCCTGGGGAGCGGAGGAGGGAAGGTGACAAGAGGGACGCCAGCTCCAAGAACACCCTCAAGAGTGTCTTCCGCTCAGTGCAGGTGTCCCGCCTGCCCCATGGTGGGGAGGCCCAGCTTTCCGGCACCATGGCAATGACTGTGGTTACcaaagagaagaacaagaaag TTCCCACCATCTTCCTGAGCAAGAAACCTCGAGAAAAGGAGGTGGATTCTAAGAGCCAGGTCATCGAAGGCATCAGCCGCCTCATCTGCTCAGCCAAGCAGCAGCAGACCATGCTGAGAG TGTCCATCGACGGAGTCGAGTGGAGTGACATCAAGTTCTTCCAGCTGGCGGCCCAGTGGCCCACCCATGTCAAGCACTTTCCAGTGGGACTGTTCAGTGGCAGCAAGGCCACCTGA
- the PACS1 gene encoding phosphofurin acidic cluster sorting protein 1 isoform X4 has protein sequence MLKEMDKDLNSVVIAVKLQGSKRILRSNEIILPASGLVETELQLTFSLQYPHFLKRDANKLQIMLQRRKRYKNRTILGYKTLAVGLINMAEVMQHPNEGALVLGLHSNVKDVSVPVAEIKIYSLSSQPIDHEGIKSKLSDRSPDIDNYSEEEEESFSSEQEGSDDPLHGQDLFYEDEDLRKVKKTRRKLTSTSAITRQPNIKQKFVALLKRFKVSDEVGFGLEHVSREQIREVEEDLDELYDSLEMYNPSDSGPEMEETESILSTPKPKLKPFFEGMSQSSSQTEIGSLNSKGSLGKDTTSPMELAALEKVKSAWIKNQDDSLTETDTLEITDLDMFGDVSTSLVVPEKVKTPMKSSKTDVHGSASPSKVDGVHTPRQKRSTPLKERQLSKPLSERTNSSDSERSPDLGHSTQIPRKVVYDQLNQILVSDAALPENVILVNTADWQGQYVAELLQDQRKPVVCTCSTVEVQAVLSALLTRIQRYCNCNSAMPRPVKVAAVGGQSYLSSILRFFVKSLASKTSDWLGYMRFLIIPLGSHPVAKYLGSVDSRYGSTFLDSSWRDLFSRSEPPVSEQLDVVGRVMQYVNGAGVTHQLPVAEAMLTCRHKFPDEDSYQKFIPFIGVVKVGLVEDSPSTAGQGWLPLADCVFSTVTGDGDDSPVVSLTVPSTSPPSSSGLSRDATATPPSSPSMSSALAVVGSPNSPYGDVIGLQVDYWLGHPGERRREGDKRDASSKNTLKSVFRSVQVSRLPHGGEAQLSGTMAMTVVTKEKNKKVPTIFLSKKPREKEVDSKSQVIEGISRLICSAKQQQTMLRVSIDGVEWSDIKFFQLAAQWPTHVKHFPVGLFSGSKAT, from the exons gGTTCCAAAAGAATTCTTCGCTCCAACGAAATCATCCTTCCAGCTAGTGGCCTGGTGGAAACAGAGCTCCAGTTGACCTTCTCCCTTCAG TACCCTCATTTCCTGAAGAGAGATGCCAACAAGCTGCAGATCATGTTGCAAAGGAGAAAGCGTTACAAGAACCGGACCATCTTGGGCTACAAGACCCTGGCCGTGGGCCTCATCAACATGGCAGAG GTGATGCAGCATCCTAACGAGGGCGCTCTGGTGCTCGGCCTGCACAGCAACGTGAAGGATGTCTCTGTGCCTGTGGCAGAAATAAAGATCTACTCCCTCTCCAGCCAGCCCATTGACCACGAAGGAATCAAATCCAAGCTGTCTG ATCGTTCTCCTGATATTGACAATTAttctgaggaagaggaggagagttTCTCATCAGAACAGGAAGGCAGTGATGATCCATTGCACGGGCAG GACCTGTTCTATGAAGATGAGGATCTGCGCAAAGTAAAGAAGACCCGGAGGAAACTCACCTCCACCTCTGCCATCACCAGG CAACCGAACATCAAACAGAAGTTCGTGGCCCTCCTGAAGCGGTTTAAAGTTTCAGATGAG GTTGGCTTTGGGCTGGAACATGTATCCCGGGAGCAGATACGAGAGGTGGAAGAGGACTTGGATGAGCTGTATGATAGTCTGGAGATGTACAATCCCAGCGACAGTGGCCCTgaaatggaggagacagagagcatCCTTAGCACTCCGAAGCCCAAGCTCAA GCCCTTCTTTGAGGGGATGTCGCAGTCCAGCTCACAGACAGAGATTGGCAGCCTCAACAGCAAGGGCAGCCTCGGCAAAGACACCACCAGCCCT ATGGAATTGGCTGCTCTAGAAAAAGTCAAATCTGCTTGGATTAAAAATCAAGATGACAGCTTGACTGAAACAGACACTCTG GAAATCACTGACCTGGACATGTTTGGAGACGTGAGCACAAGTCTGGTTGTGCCAGAGAAAGTCAAAACCCCCATGAAGTCCAGCAAAACGGATGTCCACGGCTCTGCCTCTCCCAG CAAAGTGGACGGGGTGCACACCCCGCGGCAGAAGAGGAGCACCCCCCTGAAGGAGCGGCAGCTCTCCAAGCCCCTGAGTGAGAGGACCAACAGCTCCGACAGCGAGCGGTCCCCCGACCTGGGCCACAGCACACAG ATTCCACGAAAGGTGGTATATGACCAACTGAATCAGATCCTGGTGTCAGATGCAGCCCTCCCAGAAAATGTCATCCTCGTAAACACCGCCGATTGGCAGGGCCAG TACGTGGCAGAGCTGCTCCAGGACCAGCGGAAGCCTGTCGTGTGCACCTGCTCCACTGTGGAGGTCCAGGCCGTGCTGTCCGCTCTGCTCACCCGTATCCAGCGCTA ctgcAACTGCAACTCCGCCATGCCGCGGCCGGTGAAGGTGGCAGCCGTAGGAGGCCAGAGCTACCTGAGCTCCATCCTCCGGTTCTTTGTCAAGTCGCTGGCCAGCAAGACCTCCGACTGGCTTGGCTACATGCGCTTTCTCATCATCCCCCTTG GTTCCCACCCTGTAGCCAAATACTTGGGCTCAGTTGACAGTAGATATGGCAGTACCTTCCTTGACTCCAGCTGGAGAGATCTGTTCAGTCGCTCGGAGCCCCCAGTGTCAG AGCAACTGGACGTGGTGGGGCGGGTGATGCAGTATGTCAATGGGGCAGGCGTGACACACCAGCTTCCTGTGGCTGAAGCCATGCTGACCTGCAGGCATAAGTT CCCTGATGAAGACTCTTATCAGAAATTCATCCCCTTCATTGGC gTGGTGAAGGTGGGTCTGGTCGAAGACTCTCCTTCCACTGCAG GTCAGGGGTGGCTTCCTCTGGCCGACTGTGTTTTCTCCACCGTGACAGGCGACGGAGACGACTCGCCTGTGGTCAGCCTTACCGTGCCCTCCACATCACCGCCCTCCAGCTCGGGCCTGAGCCGAGACGCTACGGCCACGCCTCCTTCCTCCCCGTCCATGAGCAGTGCCCTCGCCGTTGTGGG GAGCCCCAACAGCCCATATGGGGACGTGATTGGCCTCCAGGTGGACTACTGGCTGGGCCACCCTGGGGAGCGGAGGAGGGAAGGTGACAAGAGGGACGCCAGCTCCAAGAACACCCTCAAGAGTGTCTTCCGCTCAGTGCAGGTGTCCCGCCTGCCCCATGGTGGGGAGGCCCAGCTTTCCGGCACCATGGCAATGACTGTGGTTACcaaagagaagaacaagaaag TTCCCACCATCTTCCTGAGCAAGAAACCTCGAGAAAAGGAGGTGGATTCTAAGAGCCAGGTCATCGAAGGCATCAGCCGCCTCATCTGCTCAGCCAAGCAGCAGCAGACCATGCTGAGAG TGTCCATCGACGGAGTCGAGTGGAGTGACATCAAGTTCTTCCAGCTGGCGGCCCAGTGGCCCACCCATGTCAAGCACTTTCCAGTGGGACTGTTCAGTGGCAGCAAGGCCACCTGA